Proteins encoded within one genomic window of Bemisia tabaci chromosome 2, PGI_BMITA_v3:
- the Inx7 gene encoding innexin inx7, protein MLKVFSDVAKNVRLKPKDISIDNLGFKLHYRFTFGILMVCCVLVCSRQYIGEHIRCITHNVPGHVIDTYCFVLGTFTVPTFENKTTNAVSDLYAHPGVGPAGPHASEEDYIMAHLYYQWIPFLLFGQALLFYLPHFIWKNHEGSRLFALCDGFQKAVFVLKLDSTRSAEKVESLRKHFQALKRFKVNRDWGRVLVMCEWLNLFNVILQFYLTNWYLGGNFLTLGLRLYDGNYDEIFDKMFPKVAKCTFHQYGPSGTLQSFDSLCVLALNIINEKIYLFLWFWFALMLVVSVISIFWRLLTCCLLSRSTDFNQLLLWETSPGSRLDRHDVAVITKESSFYDWLFLYYIGKNLKGALFRELLHELAADFEKERADPVYVQPLKTE, encoded by the coding sequence ATGTTGAAGGTTTTCTCGGACGTGGCGAAGAACGTGCGGCTGAAGCCGAAGGATATAAGCATCGACAATCTGGGCTTCAAACTCCACTACCGTTTTACCTTCGGGATCCTAATGGTTTGTTGCGTTCTGGTTTGCAGTCGTCAGTACATCGGCGAGCACATCCGGTGCATAACGCACAATGTTCCAGGGCACGTCATCGATACTTACTGCTTCGTACTGGGGACTTTCACCGTCCCCACTTTCGAGAACAAGACGACGAACGCAGTATCGGATCTCTACGCTCACCCCGGAGTCGGCCCTGCCGGACCTCACGCCTCTGAGGAGGACTACATCATGGCCCACCTATACTACCAATGGATCCCTTTCCTGCTTTTTGGGCAAGCGCTACTTTTTTATCTACCTCATTTTATTTGGAAAAACCACGAGGGGAGCCGTCTCTTCGCCCTGTGCGATGGATTCCAGAAAGCTGTCTTCGTCCTGAAGCTCGACTCGACTCGGTCCGCTGAAAAAGTCGAGTCCCTGAGGAAACATTTCCAAGCCCTGAAAAGGTTCAAAGTGAACCGTGACTGGGGTCGAGTCCTGGTCATGTGCGAATGGCTCAACCTGTTCAATgttattttgcagttttacctaACCAACTGGTATCTCGGCGGTAATTTCTTGACCCTTGGCTTGAGATTGTACGACGGGAATTATGATGAaatcttcgataaaatgtttcccAAAGTTGCCAAGTGCACATTCCACCAATATGGTCCGTCAGGAACCCTACAGAGCTTTGACTCGCTTTGCGTCCTCGCTCTCAACATCATCAATGAGAAAATTTACCTCTTTTTATGGTTCTGGTTTGCGCTCATGTTGGTAGTGTCTGTTATTTCCATATTTTGGAGGCTGCTCACATGCTGCCTGCTGTCCAGGAGCACCGATTTCAATCAGTTGCTCCTGTGGGAAACCTCCCCCGGCTCCAGGTTGGACCGGCATGATGTTGCTGTCATCACGAAGGAATCTTCGTTTTATGACTGGCTCTTCCTCTATTACATAGGCAAGAATTTGAAAGGGGCCTTGTTCAGGGAGTTACTCCACGAATTGGCTGCGGATTTCGAGAAAGAGCGTGCGGATCCTGTTTACGTGCAACCATTGAAGACTGAATGA